One window from the genome of Pseudonocardia hierapolitana encodes:
- a CDS encoding maleylpyruvate isomerase family mycothiol-dependent enzyme produces the protein MADVWTLVHAERAALIDDLERLDEHQWGLPSLCPDWTVHDVVAHLVDTARTTRLGFLVGMARARFDFDRQNARGVERERRASPRETLEELRRVASRTSGPPAPLDTRLVEEVVHGEDIRRPLGLTRSYPLETVVRALRLQARTPASFGGAKEIVARVRLTAADTDVSIGEGPDVTGSALSLLLAVSGRRVALGDLDGPGVGMLAPAV, from the coding sequence GTGGCAGATGTCTGGACACTGGTGCATGCGGAGCGGGCGGCCCTGATCGACGACCTCGAGCGGCTCGACGAGCACCAGTGGGGGCTGCCCTCGCTGTGCCCGGACTGGACCGTGCACGACGTCGTGGCCCATCTGGTGGACACCGCTCGGACGACGCGCCTCGGTTTCCTGGTCGGGATGGCGCGGGCGAGGTTCGACTTCGACCGTCAGAACGCCCGCGGGGTGGAGCGCGAGCGCCGGGCATCGCCGCGCGAGACGCTGGAGGAGCTCCGGCGAGTGGCGTCCCGCACGTCGGGTCCGCCTGCGCCCCTCGACACGCGGCTCGTCGAGGAGGTCGTCCACGGCGAGGACATCCGCCGGCCGCTGGGGCTCACGCGCTCGTACCCGCTCGAGACCGTCGTCCGGGCACTCCGCCTCCAGGCTCGCACCCCGGCGTCCTTCGGTGGCGCCAAGGAGATCGTGGCGCGGGTCCGGCTGACCGCAGCAGACACGGATGTGTCGATCGGTGAGGGCCCGGACGTGACCGGTAGCGCGCTGTCCCTGCTCCTGGCCGTCTCCGGGCGACGGGTGGCGCTGGGCGACCTCGACGGGCCGGGGGTCGGCATGCTGGCACCCGCGGTGTGA
- a CDS encoding Cmx/CmrA family chloramphenicol efflux MFS transporter, with translation MPSVVPLLGTAVFAQGTSEFMVAGLVPDIASELSVSIPAAGLLTSAFAVGMAVGAPVMALLALRWPRRLALVAFLAAFVLAHVVAAVTGSFEVLVATRVIGALANAGFLAVGLATVTSIVAPDAKGRALAVLLAGTTIACVAGVPGGALLGSLWGWRSAFWAVALLCVPALVAVLTSVPGDRSGAAPPSALGELRVLRRPRLLVVLLLGALVNGATFCSFTFLAPVLTDVSRIGAEWVPAMLALFGGGSFLGVRLAARWSDTRPGPVLVGGGAVLAVGWAAFALTTTAVAAIVLVPLLGTLAFAVGSTLIARVLYAASDAPNLAGSYATASLNIGAAVGPWIGGLTIGAGLGPGSPLWVSAALVAVALTIAALASVARAAVGRATSPTSCP, from the coding sequence TTGCCGTCCGTCGTCCCCCTGCTCGGGACGGCCGTCTTCGCCCAGGGAACGTCCGAGTTCATGGTGGCCGGCCTCGTGCCGGACATCGCATCGGAGCTGTCCGTCTCGATACCCGCCGCCGGCCTGCTGACCTCCGCGTTCGCGGTCGGGATGGCGGTCGGCGCGCCGGTCATGGCGTTGTTGGCCCTGCGCTGGCCCCGCAGGCTCGCGCTCGTCGCCTTCCTCGCCGCGTTCGTGCTCGCCCACGTCGTCGCGGCCGTGACAGGCAGCTTCGAGGTGCTGGTCGCGACCCGTGTGATCGGCGCATTGGCGAACGCCGGGTTCCTCGCTGTCGGGCTGGCCACGGTGACGAGCATCGTGGCGCCCGACGCCAAGGGGCGCGCGCTGGCGGTGCTGCTCGCCGGCACCACGATCGCCTGCGTGGCAGGCGTCCCCGGTGGGGCGTTGCTCGGCAGCCTGTGGGGGTGGCGTTCGGCGTTCTGGGCCGTCGCCCTGCTCTGCGTCCCCGCCCTCGTCGCGGTGCTCACCTCGGTGCCGGGGGACCGTTCCGGGGCGGCCCCGCCGAGCGCACTCGGCGAGCTCCGGGTGCTCCGGCGTCCGCGGCTGCTGGTCGTTCTGCTGCTCGGCGCGCTCGTCAACGGCGCGACGTTCTGCTCGTTCACCTTCCTCGCGCCGGTGCTCACCGACGTCAGCCGGATCGGCGCCGAATGGGTTCCTGCGATGCTCGCCCTGTTCGGCGGCGGATCGTTCCTCGGCGTCCGGCTCGCCGCCCGCTGGTCCGACACCCGGCCAGGACCGGTTCTCGTGGGCGGCGGCGCGGTGCTCGCGGTCGGATGGGCCGCGTTCGCGCTCACGACCACCGCCGTCGCGGCGATCGTCCTCGTTCCGCTGCTGGGGACGCTCGCGTTCGCGGTGGGGAGCACGTTGATCGCCCGCGTGCTGTACGCGGCGTCGGACGCACCGAACCTCGCGGGGAGCTACGCGACGGCGTCGTTGAACATCGGCGCTGCGGTCGGCCCGTGGATCGGGGGACTCACGATCGGTGCCGGCCTCGGGCCGGGTTCGCCGCTGTGGGTGAGCGCGGCCCTCGTCGCCGTCGCGCTCACGATCGCCGCGCTCGCGAGCGTGGCCCGTGCGGCGGTGGGTCGGGCTACTTCTCCGACTTCTTGTCCATGA
- the soxR gene encoding redox-sensitive transcriptional activator SoxR codes for MTRTPPAELTVGQVAARSGVAVSALHFYEEKGLISSRRTSGNQRRYPRETLRRVAAIRVAQRVGIPLRMVKEAFATLPDGRTPDREDWARLSAAWCDELDTRIEQLTRLRNSLADCIGCGCLSLDRCLLRNRDDRLGEQGSGPRRLFTRAVREEEDRANLRIH; via the coding sequence GTGACCCGCACCCCGCCCGCAGAGCTCACCGTCGGTCAGGTCGCCGCGCGCTCGGGCGTCGCCGTGAGCGCCCTGCACTTCTACGAGGAGAAGGGGCTCATCTCGAGCCGCCGCACCAGCGGCAACCAGCGCCGCTATCCCCGCGAGACGCTGCGGCGCGTCGCCGCGATCCGGGTGGCCCAGCGCGTGGGCATCCCGCTGCGGATGGTCAAGGAAGCGTTCGCCACGCTCCCGGACGGGCGCACACCGGACCGGGAGGACTGGGCCCGCCTGTCCGCCGCGTGGTGCGACGAGCTCGACACGCGCATCGAGCAGCTCACCCGCCTGCGCAACAGCCTCGCCGACTGCATCGGCTGCGGCTGCCTCTCCCTGGACCGGTGCCTGCTGCGCAACCGCGACGACCGGCTGGGTGAGCAGGGCAGCGGCCCACGCCGGCTGTTCACACGGGCCGTCCGAGAGGAGGAGGACCGGGCCAACCTGCGCATCCACTGA
- a CDS encoding Rrf2 family transcriptional regulator: MSANSRLTIAAHALAWIGLYQRQGHEVATSEQIATSANTNPVVIRRLLGELRKAGVVESRRGVGAGWSLARELESITLLDVYDAVEPGPLFAMHRATPDQGCVVGYGIRPAMQGIYGGIEGTLRAELARVTMEDVLRDVLAVPR; encoded by the coding sequence GTGAGCGCCAACAGCAGGTTGACCATCGCCGCTCACGCGCTGGCCTGGATCGGCCTCTACCAGCGCCAGGGCCATGAGGTGGCCACGTCCGAGCAGATCGCGACCAGCGCGAACACCAACCCCGTGGTGATCAGGCGGCTGCTCGGCGAGCTGCGCAAGGCGGGGGTCGTGGAGTCCCGGCGGGGCGTGGGCGCCGGTTGGTCGCTGGCGCGCGAGCTTGAGTCGATCACTCTGCTCGACGTGTACGACGCGGTGGAGCCCGGTCCGCTGTTCGCGATGCACCGCGCCACCCCGGACCAGGGGTGCGTGGTGGGCTACGGCATCCGGCCGGCGATGCAGGGCATCTACGGGGGCATCGAGGGGACGCTGAGAGCGGAGTTGGCCCGCGTCACGATGGAGGACGTGCTCCGGGACGTCCTCGCGGTACCGCGCTAG
- a CDS encoding MFS transporter, protein MTETAATRAGVREWIGLAVLALPALLASLELTVTHLALPAIAADLAASSTQLLWIVDVYAFLLAAVLIPVGALGDRIGRRKVLLVGSVGYGLASAFAAYAPNPELLIVARALMGVAGATLMPSTLSLTAAMFRDSHQRAVAIGVIIASVSGGTAIGPLVGGWLLEHFWWGSAFLLATPVMAVLLVAGPLLLPEHRDLRPGRLDLAGAALALLAVLPVVYGLKQIAADGLSAVPVVAVALGVAMGVLFVRRQRRLSDPLIDLRLFADRAFSTAAATLAFGIFVLWGSNYAIAQYLQLVAGLSPLTAGLWTAPSAAGVIAGSLLAPRIARRVPAPVVIGVGLIVSAIGYVVLATVGPADDLVRLVLGAIVVSAGLGPMMALATDMVVGSAPVERAGAAASISATAPQIGGAFGVAVLGSVVTAVYRNAMATGVPADVPHGAADAARDNLGTAAAAAQALPESLAGPLLEAARAAFTSGFRLTAIVSAVLMVLISVLVLRLRPADRSSAGA, encoded by the coding sequence GTGACCGAAACCGCCGCGACGCGGGCCGGGGTGCGGGAGTGGATCGGCCTCGCCGTGCTCGCCCTCCCGGCCCTGCTCGCATCCCTCGAACTCACCGTCACCCACCTGGCGCTACCCGCCATCGCCGCCGACCTGGCGGCCAGCAGCACGCAACTGCTCTGGATCGTCGACGTCTACGCGTTCCTGCTCGCCGCCGTCCTCATCCCGGTCGGCGCACTGGGCGACCGGATCGGGCGGCGCAAGGTCCTGCTCGTCGGCTCGGTCGGGTACGGCCTCGCCTCCGCGTTCGCCGCGTACGCGCCGAACCCCGAGCTGCTGATCGTCGCGCGGGCCCTGATGGGGGTGGCGGGCGCGACGCTCATGCCGTCGACGCTGTCGCTCACCGCAGCGATGTTCCGCGACTCCCACCAGCGGGCCGTCGCGATCGGCGTGATCATCGCCAGCGTCTCGGGCGGCACCGCGATCGGACCGCTGGTGGGTGGCTGGCTGCTCGAGCACTTCTGGTGGGGGTCGGCGTTCCTGCTGGCCACGCCGGTGATGGCGGTGCTGCTGGTGGCAGGTCCGCTGCTGCTCCCCGAGCACCGCGATCTCCGGCCCGGCCGGCTCGATCTCGCCGGCGCGGCGCTGGCACTGCTCGCGGTGCTGCCCGTCGTGTACGGGCTGAAGCAGATCGCCGCGGACGGGCTCTCCGCGGTGCCGGTCGTGGCGGTCGCCCTGGGCGTCGCGATGGGCGTGCTGTTCGTGCGGCGCCAGCGCCGCCTGTCCGATCCCCTGATCGACCTCCGGCTGTTCGCCGACCGCGCGTTCAGCACCGCGGCCGCCACGTTGGCGTTCGGGATCTTCGTGCTGTGGGGCTCGAACTACGCGATCGCCCAGTACCTGCAGCTCGTGGCGGGGCTCTCCCCGTTGACGGCAGGTCTGTGGACGGCGCCGTCGGCGGCGGGCGTGATCGCAGGCTCGCTGCTCGCCCCGCGGATCGCGCGGCGCGTACCGGCGCCCGTTGTGATCGGCGTCGGGCTGATCGTCTCCGCGATCGGGTACGTCGTGCTGGCCACGGTCGGCCCTGCGGACGACCTCGTGCGCCTCGTGCTGGGCGCGATCGTCGTCTCCGCGGGTCTCGGCCCGATGATGGCGCTGGCCACGGACATGGTCGTCGGGTCGGCGCCCGTCGAGCGCGCAGGCGCGGCCGCCTCGATCTCCGCCACGGCACCGCAGATCGGCGGCGCGTTCGGCGTGGCGGTGCTCGGCAGCGTCGTCACCGCGGTCTACCGCAACGCGATGGCGACGGGAGTGCCCGCCGATGTGCCCCACGGCGCGGCCGACGCCGCCCGCGACAACCTCGGCACCGCCGCGGCGGCGGCCCAGGCGTTGCCCGAGTCGCTCGCCGGGCCGTTGCTCGAGGCCGCCCGTGCCGCGTTCACGTCGGGGTTCCGCCTGACGGCGATCGTCAGCGCCGTGTTGATGGTGCTCATCTCGGTGCTGGTGCTTCGGCTCCGGCCAGCTGACCGCTCGTCAGCCGGCGCATGA
- a CDS encoding DUF1707 SHOCT-like domain-containing protein — MTEPVRPDDMRISDAERSAVQERLRRAHDIGQLDLGEFDDRVKSVWSARTRGELALVTADLPTPPPEPGRRRVFSDTGGGVTMRVLTIVWSSLAAVNFVVWGLIGLTAGHFLHPWWVWVAVPPGIALAVLYVAGIGRPRRES, encoded by the coding sequence GTGACCGAGCCGGTGCGACCCGACGACATGCGCATCTCGGACGCGGAGCGGAGCGCGGTCCAGGAGCGGCTCCGGCGGGCCCATGACATCGGGCAGCTGGACCTCGGCGAGTTCGACGACCGGGTCAAGTCCGTCTGGTCCGCCCGCACGCGGGGCGAGCTCGCCCTCGTCACCGCCGATCTCCCGACGCCCCCGCCCGAGCCGGGGCGCCGCCGGGTGTTCTCCGACACCGGCGGCGGCGTCACGATGCGGGTGCTCACGATCGTCTGGAGCAGCCTCGCCGCCGTGAACTTCGTGGTGTGGGGTCTGATCGGGCTGACCGCCGGTCATTTCCTCCACCCGTGGTGGGTCTGGGTGGCGGTGCCGCCCGGCATCGCGCTGGCGGTGCTCTACGTCGCGGGGATCGGCCGCCCGCGGCGCGAGAGCTGA
- a CDS encoding SDR family NAD(P)-dependent oxidoreductase: protein MNEPLNGKVALVTGGSRGLGAATVRLLAEQGADVGFTYVSSEKQAQAVVDEVRGTGAKVAAFRSDQADTSGAPALIDEVVAYFGGLDILVNNAAIGVAGRTVDDPDADTAALDRMHATNYLGVIAIIRAASRVLRADGRIITVSSGLGSRVGVPGVADYSATKSGIERYTMGVARDLGSRGITANVVEAGLMESGMEPPDPETLKVLLSSLSLQRMGHPREIAAAIAFLASPAASYVTGAVLDAHGGYNA, encoded by the coding sequence ATGAACGAACCGCTCAACGGCAAGGTCGCCCTGGTCACCGGAGGGTCCCGCGGACTGGGAGCCGCCACCGTCAGGCTCCTGGCCGAGCAGGGCGCCGACGTGGGGTTCACCTACGTCAGCTCGGAGAAGCAGGCGCAGGCCGTCGTCGACGAGGTGCGCGGCACGGGCGCGAAGGTCGCGGCCTTCCGGTCCGACCAGGCGGACACGAGCGGGGCGCCGGCGCTGATCGACGAGGTGGTCGCGTACTTCGGCGGCCTGGACATCCTCGTCAACAACGCGGCGATCGGTGTGGCGGGGCGCACGGTGGACGACCCGGACGCCGACACCGCCGCGCTGGACCGCATGCACGCCACGAACTACCTCGGCGTGATCGCGATCATCCGGGCCGCCTCCCGGGTGCTGCGCGCGGACGGCCGCATCATCACGGTGAGCTCGGGACTGGGCTCCCGGGTGGGCGTCCCCGGCGTCGCCGACTACTCGGCGACCAAGTCCGGGATCGAGCGGTACACGATGGGCGTCGCTCGCGACCTCGGATCCCGGGGCATCACGGCCAACGTGGTGGAAGCCGGGCTGATGGAGAGCGGGATGGAACCGCCCGACCCCGAGACCCTCAAGGTTCTGCTCAGCTCGCTGTCGCTGCAGCGCATGGGTCATCCGCGGGAGATCGCCGCTGCGATCGCCTTCCTGGCGAGCCCTGCCGCCTCGTACGTCACGGGCGCGGTGCTGGACGCCCACGGCGGCTACAACGCCTGA
- a CDS encoding ester cyclase encodes MATGTNTRPCPGGDHGRGRHQGRCPPGTGRGLPRSFAYEQIHIVRIVDGKGTEHWAVRDDASLMRRLTSGQLAGAEAPAPR; translated from the coding sequence ATTGCTACTGGCACGAATACGAGGCCGTGCCCGGGAGGGGACCACGGCCGAGGTCGACATCAAGGCCGTTGCCCGCCGGGTACTGGAAGAGGTCTTCCCCGGAGCTTCGCCTACGAGCAGATCCACATCGTCCGGATCGTGGACGGCAAGGGCACCGAACACTGGGCCGTCCGCGACGACGCTTCCCTCATGCGCCGGCTGACGAGCGGTCAGCTGGCCGGAGCCGAAGCACCAGCACCGAGATGA
- a CDS encoding VOC family protein: MERPALTLSATVLDAPDPRALAAFYHHLFGWPVVQDDPTWVTLRPPGGGPGLSFQLEELYSRPTWPAEREGQQMQLHLDIEVEDLDGAVAHALDAGATLVQFQPQEHVRVLLDPAGHPFCFFVQG, encoded by the coding sequence ATGGAGCGACCCGCGCTGACGCTGTCCGCCACCGTGCTCGACGCCCCGGATCCGCGCGCCCTCGCGGCGTTCTACCACCACCTCTTCGGCTGGCCGGTGGTGCAGGACGACCCCACATGGGTCACGCTCCGGCCGCCCGGCGGCGGGCCGGGCCTGTCGTTCCAGCTCGAGGAGTTGTACTCACGACCCACATGGCCTGCGGAGCGTGAGGGGCAGCAGATGCAGCTGCACCTGGACATCGAGGTCGAGGACCTCGACGGCGCCGTGGCCCACGCGCTCGACGCGGGCGCCACGCTCGTGCAGTTCCAACCGCAGGAGCACGTGCGGGTGCTCCTGGACCCGGCCGGGCACCCGTTCTGCTTCTTCGTGCAGGGCTGA
- a CDS encoding cation diffusion facilitator family transporter encodes MGAGHGHGIDAAGTSASGRHVRRLAISLGVLLASLVLQVVVGLMTSSLALLSDAGHNFTDVLGMGMALAAIAAARASRSDDRRTFGLYRAEVLAALANAVLLFGVAGWVLLEAVQRFADPPEVPGLPIVLTAVVGLAANLFVFALLRRGAKESINIRGAYLEVIADTLGSLGVLLAGVVTLVFGWRHADPIVAIGIGLFILPRTWSLGRQAVRILVQAAPAHVDVAAVRAELAALEGVQDVHDVHVWTLTSGMEVGSAHLTIGAACDPAEVLTSAQRLLTERHALAHFTVQVEPPGCRTGCAELSW; translated from the coding sequence ATGGGCGCGGGCCACGGACACGGGATCGACGCGGCGGGCACGAGCGCGTCAGGGCGCCACGTGCGGCGCCTCGCGATCTCGCTGGGCGTCCTCCTCGCCTCCCTCGTGCTGCAGGTCGTCGTCGGTCTCATGACCTCGTCGCTGGCCCTGCTCTCCGACGCGGGGCACAACTTCACCGACGTGCTCGGGATGGGCATGGCGCTCGCCGCGATCGCGGCCGCCCGGGCGTCACGCAGCGACGACCGGCGCACGTTCGGCCTCTACCGGGCCGAGGTCCTCGCCGCGCTGGCCAACGCCGTGCTGCTGTTCGGGGTGGCCGGCTGGGTGCTCCTGGAGGCCGTCCAGCGCTTCGCCGACCCGCCCGAGGTGCCGGGCCTGCCCATCGTGCTCACGGCGGTGGTGGGCCTCGCCGCGAACCTCTTCGTGTTCGCCCTGCTGCGGCGGGGCGCGAAGGAGAGCATCAACATCCGCGGCGCCTACCTGGAGGTCATCGCCGACACCCTCGGCTCCCTCGGCGTGCTCCTCGCCGGCGTGGTCACCCTGGTGTTCGGCTGGCGCCACGCCGACCCGATCGTCGCGATCGGCATCGGGCTGTTCATCCTGCCCCGGACGTGGTCCCTCGGCCGGCAGGCCGTCCGCATCCTCGTGCAGGCCGCTCCGGCGCACGTGGACGTCGCGGCCGTGCGCGCCGAGCTGGCCGCGCTGGAGGGCGTGCAGGACGTCCACGACGTCCACGTCTGGACGCTCACCTCCGGCATGGAGGTGGGCTCGGCACACCTCACGATCGGGGCCGCCTGCGATCCGGCCGAGGTCCTCACGTCCGCCCAGCGGCTGCTCACCGAACGCCACGCGCTCGCGCACTTCACGGTGCAGGTCGAGCCACCCGGCTGCCGCACCGGGTGTGCCGAGCTCAGCTGGTAG
- a CDS encoding TetR family transcriptional regulator, whose product MPVAISPICESARAGRRYDAPRRRHRAAETRAKIIEAATGVFLERGYAGATILQIAAEAGVAVESAYRSASGKAGLLAEAVQAALAGGVERADVPVEERPAIRRVIEETDPRRQLQAYAATQPGVWGRVGPLLRVLDAAGSLVELRDRLAVQRLNGLRRFAALLAERSALRPGLTVDRAADIIWTVCAQANYDSLVTARDGHRPSTATGSPRRSPPACSGIGERWRPRCINGLGRNLSHLARIGIDTEVPMAQRPARRPVPGPRAFTERSRDAQLSQAAIVLSVGAAARGEPERVDAPAEVGLPSDLASLGRRDPIPVAEAAEPLGIELSAHLTDRSLRVPPSTTADLMTRLLDRPEPIAAAALVEANLHSESRLVRTAAAVAAIDTTGPRDDVVAQLVDGATRGDRLTKEIGRIGLARVDPQHTVLSRLVGPPSPMTGTDRLSHTAVLTHGTFASRARWWQPNGDFYNYLNGLVPPLKLHDPSFQWSGAYSDPARQLAAQQMVDWVTDQNLQRPDVFAHSHGGTVANLATRRGLQLDRLVLLSWSVHDQWFPDFANVQRIIDIRVRFDLVILADLGGQTFTPPPEHAGKVVSHVNGFFEHSDTHEPDYWERNDLPDVL is encoded by the coding sequence GTGCCAGTAGCAATCTCGCCGATTTGCGAGAGTGCAAGGGCCGGACGGCGCTACGACGCACCCCGCAGGCGGCACCGGGCAGCCGAGACCCGGGCGAAGATCATCGAGGCTGCGACGGGGGTGTTCCTGGAGCGCGGGTACGCGGGCGCGACCATCCTGCAGATCGCCGCCGAGGCGGGAGTCGCCGTCGAGAGCGCGTACCGGTCCGCGAGCGGCAAGGCCGGGCTCCTCGCGGAGGCGGTGCAGGCGGCACTGGCGGGCGGCGTGGAACGCGCCGACGTACCGGTCGAGGAGCGCCCCGCGATCCGCCGGGTGATCGAGGAGACCGACCCGCGACGCCAGCTCCAGGCGTACGCCGCCACCCAACCCGGGGTCTGGGGCCGGGTGGGCCCGCTGCTCCGGGTCTTGGACGCGGCCGGGTCCCTCGTCGAGCTGCGCGACCGGCTCGCCGTCCAACGCCTGAACGGGCTTCGCCGCTTCGCCGCTCTCCTCGCCGAGCGAAGCGCGCTGCGGCCTGGGCTGACGGTCGATCGCGCGGCGGACATCATCTGGACGGTCTGCGCCCAGGCCAACTACGACAGCCTCGTCACCGCCCGGGATGGACACCGGCCGAGTACCGCGACTGGCTCGCCGAGACGCTCGCCGCCGGCCTGCTCAGGGATTGGTGAGCGCTGGAGGCCCCGTTGTATCAACGGCCTCGGCCGCAACCTCTCCCACCTTGCGAGGATCGGCATCGACACGGAGGTCCCCATGGCGCAGCGACCCGCCCGAAGGCCGGTCCCCGGTCCGCGCGCGTTCACGGAACGGAGTCGCGACGCACAGCTGAGCCAGGCGGCCATCGTGCTGTCGGTGGGCGCGGCGGCCCGCGGGGAACCGGAGCGGGTGGACGCTCCGGCGGAGGTCGGACTCCCGTCGGATCTCGCGTCGCTGGGCCGCCGGGATCCCATCCCCGTGGCGGAGGCGGCGGAGCCGCTCGGGATCGAGCTCTCCGCGCATCTGACCGACCGGAGCCTGCGGGTCCCGCCGTCCACGACCGCCGATCTCATGACCCGGCTGCTCGACCGGCCCGAGCCGATCGCCGCGGCGGCGCTCGTCGAGGCGAACCTGCACAGCGAGAGCCGCCTGGTGCGAACCGCCGCCGCGGTGGCGGCCATCGACACCACCGGACCCCGCGACGACGTGGTGGCGCAGCTCGTGGACGGCGCCACCCGGGGCGACCGGCTGACCAAGGAGATCGGCCGGATCGGGCTCGCCCGGGTCGACCCGCAACACACGGTCCTCAGCCGGCTCGTCGGCCCTCCGTCCCCCATGACAGGCACCGACCGGCTGTCGCACACCGCCGTGCTCACGCACGGGACGTTCGCCTCACGGGCCCGGTGGTGGCAGCCCAACGGTGACTTCTACAACTACCTCAACGGGCTCGTCCCGCCCCTGAAGCTGCACGACCCGAGCTTCCAGTGGAGCGGCGCGTACTCGGACCCGGCCCGCCAGCTCGCCGCCCAGCAGATGGTCGACTGGGTGACCGACCAGAACCTCCAGCGGCCCGACGTCTTCGCGCACAGCCACGGTGGGACCGTGGCGAACCTCGCCACGCGGCGCGGACTGCAGCTCGACCGCCTCGTCCTGTTGAGCTGGTCGGTGCACGACCAGTGGTTCCCCGACTTCGCGAACGTGCAACGGATCATCGACATCCGGGTGCGGTTCGATCTCGTGATCCTCGCGGATCTGGGGGGACAGACGTTCACCCCGCCGCCAGAGCATGCCGGCAAGGTGGTCTCGCACGTCAACGGCTTCTTCGAACACAGCGACACGCACGAACCCGACTACTGGGAGCGGAACGACCTTCCGGACGTGCTGTGA